Genomic segment of Bacteroidota bacterium:
AAGGGTGAAACTTAAAAGATTATATCCGTCAATTCATGGCTAACACAACACTAGTTGAAATTGCAGCAAAATATAATTTAGCGATAATATCGGATGAAGTATTTTTAGATTATGCGATAACTGATAATGAACAAAGACTAGAATCGTTTGCCGGGAAATACGAAGTACTAACATTTACAATGAGCGGTATTTCAAAAATGTTAGGTTTGCCTCAAATGAAATTAGGATGGATCGTTGTTAATGGTCCGAACAGGCAATGCGTGGATGCTTTATCGCGGCTCGAAATGATTGCAGATACATATCTGTCGGTAAATATACCTGCTCAAAATTCACTACGCTACTGGCTGAATCAATTCCATCATATAAAATCAAAAATATTGGATCGCGTTAGGCAAAACTATTTTCTTTTGCAGGGAGCCAACAAAAATAATGTAGCGTCATCCGTTTTGTCTGTTGAAGGGGGATGGAATGCAATAATAAAACTTCCGAAAATTCGCACTGATGATGAGTGGGTGGAAAAATTTCTTCTTAACTCGAATGTCCTGTTCCAGCCCGGATATTTCTACGACTTTGAAGAAGATGCTAATCTTGTAATGAGTTTGATACAACATCCCGAAATCGTTGAAATAGCTTTAAATTTATCAATATTTAAAGAGCGTGTTGCCGAATAGTCATTGCGAACGTAGCGATGCAATCTCACTCTCGAAATCAACTCAATAATAAGAGATTGCTTCGTCGTCCGTCGGCTGACCGACTCCTCGCAAAGACATTTTAATCCATTTGGCAACACATTCATAAAGTATAGCTCAATATTTTACTTTCTGATATATTTAGTTCCAGTCTCCCAAACGTGTGCGTTCAATCACGCCTCTTGTGCAATATCACATGAACGAGCAATGCTATTAGTTATAATGTGAGCAGATAAAAGCCACATAACTTAAGAGAATAAAAATGTATAAAGAAGATAAATTTGTTGAAAAATTTGAAGATTTGAAAGAATCTGACGAATTTATTAGTGACAGCACGCCCCTGAAATTTGTAGAATACGAGGGAAATTCTTCGAATGATCAGATGCCAACGGGTGTGGTATTTACCGACCTTATCAATCATCAAATTGAAAAAGAAATCAAAATTGATGAACCTGACGATTCAGGAGGAGAATCCGTAACGAGTTCCGAACTACCCGCTTTAAGCGAAAGTTTAAAGCCACCGGCTCCAAAATTATCCAAACAAGTCAATGCTTTACCACGATTTATAGACCTATTGTTGAAAAATAAAGTTATAAATATGGAAATGGTAGCAAGTGCTATAGAGATCCATCGAAAGGACGATCAGAAACGCCGGTTGTTAGATATTTTGATTGAAGATTTAGCTGTCGATCGTGACGTAATCTTCAAATATGTTGCGCGGCATTATTCTTTTGAAACTGTAAATGCGACATCTGTTTTTGGGAACAAGGATAAACTTCAATTCATCAAAAAGCATTTGCAGTCGTTGCACCCCTTTTTTTATGAATTGGCTGTTCGGAGAAAAATTCTCCCCTTCGAATTGTACACCAATGGAGTAGATAAGCTAATCGTAATTACACCCGACCCGACACACCCTGACGTCTCGAAGGTTGCAAAAGCTTTTAAATATCGAAAAGCGGAAATTAAATATATATCTCTTGGCGAATTTAACGAGTTGTGGAGGCAATTAGCATTCGATCAAGGTTTGAAATCTGGGGGACTCGATTTCAGTGATGAGTTCATGCAAGTTTCAAAAATGGAATATGAGAGCGAGCTTGAACGTTCAATCGATGAATCTGTAGGACACGGTAAACTTGCTGAGCTTGTTGAAAGTATTATGGTAGATGGAGTTCGTACAGGAGCAAGCGATATTCACGTTGTTCCACGAGCTGCTTTGCGGACAGAGTTTCACTTTAGAATTGATGGCAGATTAACGATTTGGAGTACAGTCTCAGATGTCCGTGCTGAGGGAATTTTAGCTGTTGTGAAAGACCGTGCAAAAAATTTAGACCGCTTCGAAAAATTCCTTTCTCAAGATGGGTTCGCTCAAAGAACTGTGGATAATCAAGTAGTTCGTTTCAGGTTTTCTACTATGCCTATTTATGGGGGCGACCTGAAAAATAAATTGGAGTCTATCGTAATTCGGATTTTGCGTGGGGGCGACGTTATTGCAGGTTTAGATTCATTAGGAATGGATAAACACACCTCGGATAATTTCAATAAATCGATTCGAAAAACGCAAGGAATAATTGTTATCACAGGTCCTACAGGAAGCGGTAAAAGCACGACTCAGCTCTCAGCAATTAAAATGATTATCGATCCGGCGTTGAATATAGTTACAATCGAAGATCCTGTTGAATATTTAATCGACGGTTGCCGGCAAGTTAAACTAAATCACAAGCTCGATTTTGAAAGTGCACTGCGCGGATTATTACGCCACGATCCGGATGTTGTGATGGTCGGTGAAATGAGAGACAAAGTGTCCGCAGATATTGCAGTCAAATTGGCAAATACAGGGCACTTAGTTTTTTCGACTCTTCACACCAACGATTCCATCAGCGCCATAACACGTTTATATAATATGGGGATTGAACCCTTCTTGCTCGCTTACACTATTAATGTTATAGTTGCTCAACGACTACTAAGAAAATTATGCGAGAGGTGTAAAACAGTTGATGAAGATTTGAATTATGAGTTACTCTTAGATTTGGGTATTGAAGAGGAAATTATTAAAGGAACAAAGTTTTACAAGCCTGTCGGTTGTATTCGCTGCATTAAGGGTTACCGCGGGCGGATAGGTATCTTTGAGGCTCTGAAGATGTCGAAAGAAATGCGACAGGTTATATTAAGGTCAAAAGATTTAATTGATGAAGATGCACTGCGTACGTTAGCTTTGAAAAATGGTATGATCACATTGAAACAATCCGCTATCAATTTAGCTACATCCGGTGTTACTTCGTTACACGAAATTACAGGAATAGCGATGGAAAATTAAAAAATACGGTTCCCCACCGTATAAATAGCAACAAACAACAAAAAACACAAACCTCCGAGCCCGGGCAACTTCCTCCCGGGCTTTTTTATTTTCAATCCGGTAAAATTTGATAATCATCATCAGTCGTTTTATATTTGAGTATAATGTTAATTCGTTTACACATAGCAATTCGTGGTGCTGTTCAGGGCGTAGGTTTTCGTCCTTTTGTTTATCGTATTGCAACAGAGATGAAATTAAATGGTTTTGTACTAAATTCTTCTAAAGGAGTTTTTATAGAAGCAGAAGGTGAAAAGTCCGTTCTAGATAAATTTTTAATGCGTTTAGAGAATGAAAAACCAAATATCTCAGTGATTACGAGTTTAGAATTTTCGTTCCTCGATCCGGTTGGGTTTCAAACTTTTGAAATCCGGGAAAGTACACAAGATGCAGAAATCTCTGCTTTCATATTGCCGGACATCGCCGTTTGTGAGGATTGCTTGAACGAGATGTTCGATCAGGAAAACCGCCGCTATCTTTATCCATTTATTAATTGCACTAATTGCGGACCTCGTTTTTCAATTGTCGAAACATTACCGTACGATCGCCCGAACACTTCAATGAAAAATTTTACAATGTGTATAGAATGTCGTCGTGAGTACGAAAATCCCATCGACCGTCGCTTTCACGCTCAACCGACTGCTTGCCCGATATGCGGGCCACAAATTGAACTGTGGAATAAAAATGGGGAAGTGGTTTCAGAAAAATTTGAAGCTATCACAAAAACCGTTGAACTAATTGAGGAAGGTAAAATAATTGCATTTAAAGGTTTAGGCGGTTACCAACTAATTGTTGACGCTTCTAACAACGAAGCTGTTTCTCAACTTCGCAAACGCAAACAACGGGAAGAAAAACCTCTCGCTTTAATGTCTCCAAATATCGATTTCATAAAAATGCTCTGTGATGTTTCCCAATTTGAAGAGCGCTTATTACTTTCACCCGAATCTCCAATTGTATTGCTGAAGAGAAAGCTGAACTCTGAAAAAATAATTTCAGAATTAATCGCTCCTGGAAATCCATACTTGGGTGCTATGCTTCCTTATACTCCGCTTCATCATCTATTAATGAAACTGCTTGTAAAACCTGTTGTTGCAACGAGTGGTAATTTATCGGAAGAGCTAATGTGTATTAACGAACATCAGGCGTTGAAACGGCTGAGTGGGATTGCTGATTATTTTTTAGTTCATAATCGCCCGATTGTTCGGCACGTAGATGATTCAATCGTCCGCATTATTAACGGCAGGGAAATGGTTCTGCGTCGTGCACGTGGTTATGCACCTCTACCAATTCTTATTGAAACATCAAATCTCTCAAAACCAACATCCATAATTGCAGTTGGTGCGCACTTAAAAAATACGATTGCTCTTACAAATTCGAATAGCATATTTATCAGTCAACATATTGGCGACCTTGCTACCAACGAAGCTTATCAAGCCTTCTCGGATGTGATTTCAGATTTCGAAAAAATGTATAATTCTAATGTTCTCCATATTGCACACGATTTACATCCGGAGTATCTTTCAACAAAATATGCTCAATCCGGGAAGAGAGAATTAATCGGTGTTCAGCACCACCAAGCTCACATTGCTTCGTGCTATGCCGAAAATCGTTTGAGTGGAAATACGCTTGGTGTTGCTTGGGACGGAACAGGTTATGGAACAGACGGGACAATCTGGGGTGGCGAATTTTTTATTTATGATGGGAAAGAGTTTAATCGGGTGGCTACGTTTAAACAATTTCGATTACCCGGCGGCGAACAAGCAATCAAAGAACCTCGTCGTGCAGCATTAGGAATATTGTATGAAATTTATGGGGATAAAATTTTTAAACCATCATTTATCCCTTTTATGAATAATTATTCTACTTCAGAATTACAAATACTAAGACTAATGTTTGCAAAGAACATCAACTGTCCGATTACTTCAAGTGCGGGCAGGCTTTTCGATGCAGTTTCAGCTTTGATTGGTATTAAGAATAGTTCTGCATTCGAGGGACAAGCCGCAATGATGTTGGAATTTGCAGCGGATTCAACAATTGAAGAAAACAGCTATTCGTTTAATATTCATCAAAAAGAATTATATGAAGTTGACTGGCGAACGATGATAGAAGAAATATTGGAAGATGTCAGAAATAATATTATACAAGAAATTATTGCAAAGAAATTCCATAACACAATGGCTCATATCATTTTAAAGATCGCACAAATGATTCCCGAGTATAAAGTAGTTTTGAGCGGTGGATGTTTTCAAAATGCAATACTTTTAGAAGAAACAATTATGCTGTTAAAAAAAACAGGTTTCAAACCTTATTGGCACCAACGTATTCCACCGAACGACGGTGGAATTTCGCTCGGACAAGCAGTGATCGCGTTGAATAAAATAAATTATAAAATAAAGGAATAATAAAATGTGTCTTGCAGTTCCCGGAATAATCATTACAATCGAAGAAGTCGATTCATTACGGATGGCTAAAGTGAGTTTCGGCGGTGTGATGAAACAAATATGCCTTGAGTGGGTACCTGAAGCTAAAATTGGTGATTATGTTATTGTGCATGTAGGGTTTGCTTTGAACATAGTCGATGAAAAAGAAGCCGAAGAAACTTTGAAAATGATTTCTGAAATTGAAGCGTTGATGATCGAAGAGGAAAAACAAAACACTACGAGTCCAGTATGAAATACTTAGATGAATACCGCGATGCAAAAGTTGCGCAGGTTCTGATTCAAAAAATAAAAAGTACAGCAAAAAGGCCGTGGGTGATAATGGAAATTTGCGGGGGGCAAACGCACACAATTTTGAAATATGGAATTGAAGAGTTGCTGCCTACGAACATCACACTCGTTCATGGTCCCGGCTGTCCAGTCTGTGTAACACCACTTGAGATGATCGATAAAGCAATCGCTATTGCCTCGCTGAAAGATGTGATATTTACTTCCTATGGTGATATGCTGCGAGTTCCCGGTTCG
This window contains:
- a CDS encoding aminotransferase class I/II-fold pyridoxal phosphate-dependent enzyme — translated: MANTTLVEIAAKYNLAIISDEVFLDYAITDNEQRLESFAGKYEVLTFTMSGISKMLGLPQMKLGWIVVNGPNRQCVDALSRLEMIADTYLSVNIPAQNSLRYWLNQFHHIKSKILDRVRQNYFLLQGANKNNVASSVLSVEGGWNAIIKLPKIRTDDEWVEKFLLNSNVLFQPGYFYDFEEDANLVMSLIQHPEIVEIALNLSIFKERVAE
- a CDS encoding GspE/PulE family protein, translated to MYKEDKFVEKFEDLKESDEFISDSTPLKFVEYEGNSSNDQMPTGVVFTDLINHQIEKEIKIDEPDDSGGESVTSSELPALSESLKPPAPKLSKQVNALPRFIDLLLKNKVINMEMVASAIEIHRKDDQKRRLLDILIEDLAVDRDVIFKYVARHYSFETVNATSVFGNKDKLQFIKKHLQSLHPFFYELAVRRKILPFELYTNGVDKLIVITPDPTHPDVSKVAKAFKYRKAEIKYISLGEFNELWRQLAFDQGLKSGGLDFSDEFMQVSKMEYESELERSIDESVGHGKLAELVESIMVDGVRTGASDIHVVPRAALRTEFHFRIDGRLTIWSTVSDVRAEGILAVVKDRAKNLDRFEKFLSQDGFAQRTVDNQVVRFRFSTMPIYGGDLKNKLESIVIRILRGGDVIAGLDSLGMDKHTSDNFNKSIRKTQGIIVITGPTGSGKSTTQLSAIKMIIDPALNIVTIEDPVEYLIDGCRQVKLNHKLDFESALRGLLRHDPDVVMVGEMRDKVSADIAVKLANTGHLVFSTLHTNDSISAITRLYNMGIEPFLLAYTINVIVAQRLLRKLCERCKTVDEDLNYELLLDLGIEEEIIKGTKFYKPVGCIRCIKGYRGRIGIFEALKMSKEMRQVILRSKDLIDEDALRTLALKNGMITLKQSAINLATSGVTSLHEITGIAMEN
- the hypF gene encoding carbamoyltransferase HypF, with product MLIRLHIAIRGAVQGVGFRPFVYRIATEMKLNGFVLNSSKGVFIEAEGEKSVLDKFLMRLENEKPNISVITSLEFSFLDPVGFQTFEIRESTQDAEISAFILPDIAVCEDCLNEMFDQENRRYLYPFINCTNCGPRFSIVETLPYDRPNTSMKNFTMCIECRREYENPIDRRFHAQPTACPICGPQIELWNKNGEVVSEKFEAITKTVELIEEGKIIAFKGLGGYQLIVDASNNEAVSQLRKRKQREEKPLALMSPNIDFIKMLCDVSQFEERLLLSPESPIVLLKRKLNSEKIISELIAPGNPYLGAMLPYTPLHHLLMKLLVKPVVATSGNLSEELMCINEHQALKRLSGIADYFLVHNRPIVRHVDDSIVRIINGREMVLRRARGYAPLPILIETSNLSKPTSIIAVGAHLKNTIALTNSNSIFISQHIGDLATNEAYQAFSDVISDFEKMYNSNVLHIAHDLHPEYLSTKYAQSGKRELIGVQHHQAHIASCYAENRLSGNTLGVAWDGTGYGTDGTIWGGEFFIYDGKEFNRVATFKQFRLPGGEQAIKEPRRAALGILYEIYGDKIFKPSFIPFMNNYSTSELQILRLMFAKNINCPITSSAGRLFDAVSALIGIKNSSAFEGQAAMMLEFAADSTIEENSYSFNIHQKELYEVDWRTMIEEILEDVRNNIIQEIIAKKFHNTMAHIILKIAQMIPEYKVVLSGGCFQNAILLEETIMLLKKTGFKPYWHQRIPPNDGGISLGQAVIALNKINYKIKE
- a CDS encoding HypC/HybG/HupF family hydrogenase formation chaperone, with translation MCLAVPGIIITIEEVDSLRMAKVSFGGVMKQICLEWVPEAKIGDYVIVHVGFALNIVDEKEAEETLKMISEIEALMIEEEKQNTTSPV